CTATGTCGGGAAATGGTATCCCGACGTCGCCGTTCTTGATGCGTCGATGCAGGTGCTGTATTCCGTACGGTCGGAAGTCCCGAAAGAGGAATACGCCTTTGATCTTCCCCCCGGAGCCCGTTATCTTAAAGTTTCCAATACCTGGGGAATGAAAGCGCTTCGGGAAGCGACGTGGGTCGAGTCCAAATCGCCCGGTCGCTAAGTCTTGAATTATAGATAAACTAAGCCTCTTATGCTAAAATGGCGCAATTTTTTATGCACAGGTTGTAGCCATGTTTGATGAAATCCAATTCGACCGGATTAAACGCCTTCCCAAATATGTATTTGCCGAAGTAAACGAACTGAAAATGGCGCGTCGCCGCGCCGGCGCCGACGTCATCGATTTTAGTATGGGGAACCCCGACGGAGACACCCCCGAGCACATCAGAGAGAAACTGATCGAATCGGCCCAAAAAACGAAAACGCACGGCTATTCGGTCTCCAAAGGTATTCCCAAACTGCGTCAGGCGATCTGCGACTGGTACAAACGCCGCTACGACGTCGATCTCGACCCCGAAACAGAAGCGGTCGCGACGATGGGTTCCAAAGAGGGTTACGCCCACCTGGCATACGCGATCACCAACCCCGGCGACGTCGTCGTCGTCCCCGATCCGACCTATCCGATCCATTCGTATGCGTTTATCCTCGCCGGCGGAAACGTACAGAAAATGGAACTGCCCTTCGACGAAGACTACAAAGTGGACGAAGACCTCTTTTTCGAGCGTCTGGAGCAGGCGTTTCACGTCTCTTTCCCCAAGCCCAAATACGTCGTCGTCAATTTCCCGCACAATCCGACGACCGCGACCGTGACACCCGCGTTTTACACCCGTATCGTCGAGATGGCCAAGCGCGAGCGTTTTTACATCATCAGCGACATCGCTTACGGCGATATTACGTTTGACGGCTACGCAACCCCTTCGATTCTTGCGGTTCCGGGAGCAAAAGACGTCGCGGTCGAGAGTTTCACCCTCTCCAAAAGCTATAACATGGCGGGGTGGCGCGTCGGTTTCTTCGTCGGAAACCCAAAACTGATCGGCGCGTTGCAGAAAATCAAAAGCTGGCTGGATTACGGGATGTTTACCCCGATCCAGGTTGCGGCGACCGTCGCATTGCAGGGAGATCAGAGCTGCGTCAAGGAGATCGTGGCAAAATACGATCATCGCCAGGATGTCCTGCTCGAAGCGTTTAACCGCGCCGGGTGGCCGATCCGCCGCAACCAGTCGTCGATGTTCGTCTGGGCCCGCATTCCCGAATGCGCCCGTCATATGGGAAGTCTTGAATTCTCCAAACGTCTCCTCGTCGAAGCGAACGTCGCGGTGGCTCCGGGGATCGGATTCGGCGATTACGGCGACGAGTATGTCCGTATCGCCCTGATCGAAAACGACAAACGGATCCGCCAGGCGGCGAAAAACATTAAGCATTTTCTCCAGTCGCTGGGCTGCAAGGGCGGCGAGTGACCCGTGTCGGCGTAATCGGGGTCGGGACGGTCGGCCGCTCCGTCGTTGAAATCCTTGAAGAGAACCGTTCGATCATTACCGCCCGTTCAGGGGATGAGATTGTGGTCAAAAGCGGTGTCGTACGCAACCCCGAAAAAGTTTCAGACCTCTCAATCGCGATATCGCAAAATCCCGACGATATTCTCGACGATCCCGAAATCGACATCGTCGTAGAGTTGATGGGGGGGGTTGACCTGCCGCTGCAGGTAGTCCAAAAAGCGCTTCGTAACGGCAAAGCGGTTGTCACGGCGAACAAGGCGCTGCTGGCGTACCACCGTTACGCGCTCCAGGAGATCGCGGGGGACATCCCGTTCGAATTCGAAGCGAGCGTTGCGGGGGGGATACCGATCATCAACGCGCTGCGCGACGGTTTATCTGCGAACCACATCCTCTCAATCACCGGGATCATGAACGGCACGTGCAATTTTATGCTGACCAAAATGATGAACGAAGGGGCGGCGTTTGAGACGGTACTGGCCGAAGCGCAGGCCCTGGGGTATGCCGAGGCCGATCCGACGTTCGATATCGGCGGCTTCGATGCGGCGCACAAGCTGCTGATCCTCGCCTCGATCGCGTACGGTATCGACGCGAAACCCGAGCAGATGCTGATCGAGGGGATCGAGGGGATCACACAGGCAGACATCGCATTTGCCAAAGAGTTCGGCTACACCATCAAACTTCTCGGGATCGCCAAACGCGATGGTAACGAGGTCGAACTGCGCGTTCATGCGGCGCTGGTGAGCGAAGAGGCGATGATCGCGAAAATCGACGGCGTGATGAACGGCATCAGCGTCGTCGGCGACCGTGTCGGCGAAACCCTCTATTACGGTCCGGGTGCGGGCGGAAACGCGACGGCGAGCGCGGTGGTGGCCAACATCATCGATATTGTACGCTCGGGCAAACGATCGCCGATGCTGGGATTCAACCATCCGCTCGAAGAGGGGCTCCGCCTAAAATCCAGTGATGAAATCCGCTCCAAGTATTATTTGCGCCTGCGGGTGTCGGACAAACCCGGGATTCTGGCCCAGATCACCCAGCTCTTCGCCGATCACGCGATCTCTATCGAAGCGGTGATTCAGCGCCCCTGCCAGAAAGAGTGCGCCCACCTATTGT
The window above is part of the Campylobacterota bacterium genome. Proteins encoded here:
- a CDS encoding LL-diaminopimelate aminotransferase, whose amino-acid sequence is MFDEIQFDRIKRLPKYVFAEVNELKMARRRAGADVIDFSMGNPDGDTPEHIREKLIESAQKTKTHGYSVSKGIPKLRQAICDWYKRRYDVDLDPETEAVATMGSKEGYAHLAYAITNPGDVVVVPDPTYPIHSYAFILAGGNVQKMELPFDEDYKVDEDLFFERLEQAFHVSFPKPKYVVVNFPHNPTTATVTPAFYTRIVEMAKRERFYIISDIAYGDITFDGYATPSILAVPGAKDVAVESFTLSKSYNMAGWRVGFFVGNPKLIGALQKIKSWLDYGMFTPIQVAATVALQGDQSCVKEIVAKYDHRQDVLLEAFNRAGWPIRRNQSSMFVWARIPECARHMGSLEFSKRLLVEANVAVAPGIGFGDYGDEYVRIALIENDKRIRQAAKNIKHFLQSLGCKGGE
- a CDS encoding homoserine dehydrogenase, whose amino-acid sequence is MTRVGVIGVGTVGRSVVEILEENRSIITARSGDEIVVKSGVVRNPEKVSDLSIAISQNPDDILDDPEIDIVVELMGGVDLPLQVVQKALRNGKAVVTANKALLAYHRYALQEIAGDIPFEFEASVAGGIPIINALRDGLSANHILSITGIMNGTCNFMLTKMMNEGAAFETVLAEAQALGYAEADPTFDIGGFDAAHKLLILASIAYGIDAKPEQMLIEGIEGITQADIAFAKEFGYTIKLLGIAKRDGNEVELRVHAALVSEEAMIAKIDGVMNGISVVGDRVGETLYYGPGAGGNATASAVVANIIDIVRSGKRSPMLGFNHPLEEGLRLKSSDEIRSKYYLRLRVSDKPGILAQITQLFADHAISIEAVIQRPCQKECAHLLFATHEATERSIREMMLRLETLSPVLEAPFMIRIV